A window from Bosea sp. ANAM02 encodes these proteins:
- a CDS encoding TIGR01459 family HAD-type hydrolase encodes MSEPAGGTAFPVGLSALVNRYDGFLLDQWGVLHDGTRPYPDAVDCLERLRAAGKAVIILSNSGRSGRDNEGVLAGMGFPRHLYDRVASAGDDARDALLTRSEPAYRDLGSRCLLLARPGEDRLASGLGLTLVETPEAADFLFVMSMDPDSQSVAGWKPVLEQALLRDLPMICGNPDRYRVHADGTLHEAPGLAALIYEEMGGTVHYHGKPHPRIYRSCLDYLDRPAGRLLAIGDSLEHDVAGANRAGIDVAFIAGGIHRGDLDWDGDGKVDPESCRRLFAREGLRPRYGLSGFAWS; translated from the coding sequence TTGTCTGAGCCAGCGGGGGGGACCGCCTTTCCCGTCGGCCTCTCCGCCCTCGTCAACCGCTATGACGGCTTCCTCCTCGACCAATGGGGCGTGCTGCATGACGGCACGCGGCCCTATCCCGATGCCGTCGACTGCCTCGAACGCCTGCGGGCCGCCGGCAAGGCGGTGATCATCCTCTCCAATTCCGGCCGGAGCGGGCGCGACAACGAGGGTGTGCTCGCCGGCATGGGCTTCCCCCGCCATCTCTATGACCGCGTGGCCTCGGCAGGGGACGACGCGCGCGACGCCCTGCTGACGCGGTCCGAGCCGGCCTATCGCGATCTCGGCTCGCGCTGCCTGCTGCTGGCGCGACCGGGCGAGGATCGTCTGGCGAGCGGGCTCGGCCTGACGCTGGTGGAGACGCCGGAGGCGGCCGATTTCCTGTTCGTGATGAGCATGGATCCCGACAGCCAGTCGGTCGCGGGCTGGAAGCCTGTGCTGGAGCAGGCCTTGTTACGCGACCTGCCGATGATCTGCGGCAATCCCGACCGCTATCGTGTCCATGCCGACGGCACGCTCCACGAAGCACCGGGGCTCGCCGCTCTGATCTACGAGGAGATGGGCGGGACGGTGCATTACCATGGCAAGCCGCATCCGCGGATCTACCGGAGCTGCCTGGACTATCTGGATCGCCCTGCCGGGCGCCTGCTCGCCATCGGGGATTCGTTGGAGCACGACGTTGCCGGCGCCAACCGGGCCGGGATCGACGTCGCCTTCATCGCGGGCGGCATCCATCGCGGCGATCTCGACTGGGACGGGGACGGCAAGGTCGACCCCGAAAGCTGCCGCCGATTGTTCGCGCGCGAGGGCCTGCGGCCGCGCTACGGCCTGTCCGGGTTCGCCTGGAGCTGA
- a CDS encoding Rid family hydrolase, whose protein sequence is MKQPLVPASLYPPFGQYSHGLKAVAQGVLVTSGQLGVAPDGSIPEDAVEQARICFGNIAAILREGGLSMANVVRLNAFVTDRRHMPAYMQARDAALADCPVKPASTLVIVSGFSRPELVVEVEATAVY, encoded by the coding sequence ATGAAACAGCCGCTTGTACCCGCTTCGCTCTATCCGCCCTTCGGGCAATATTCCCATGGCCTGAAGGCAGTTGCACAGGGCGTGCTCGTCACCTCCGGCCAGCTCGGCGTCGCACCGGACGGGAGCATCCCGGAGGATGCCGTCGAACAGGCCCGCATCTGCTTCGGGAATATCGCCGCGATCCTGCGCGAGGGCGGCCTGTCCATGGCGAATGTCGTGCGCCTCAACGCCTTCGTCACCGACCGCAGGCACATGCCCGCCTATATGCAGGCGCGCGACGCGGCGCTGGCCGATTGCCCGGTCAAGCCGGCCTCGACCCTGGTGATCGTGTCCGGCTTCAGCCGGCCGGAGCTCGTCGTCGAGGTCGAGGCGACCGCCGTCTACTGA
- the hemN gene encoding oxygen-independent coproporphyrinogen III oxidase, which yields MQAAPYRDERLPRYTSYPTAPHFSGAVDAETYAGWLKELAAGTTASLYLHVPFCRSMCWYCGCHTTVALRNGPIVDYLAALRGEIALVAEKLVAPLDVRHVHFGGGTPTILEPRDFAALVALLRQHFGLRRSAEIAVEIDPRRLGAGMIAALAEAGVNRASLGVQSFDPAVQKAINRIQSVEQTAAVVAGLRGAGIAAVSFDLIYGLPLQTLQSCFDTVEHCLAMRPDRLSIFGYAHVPAFKKHQRRIAAAELPDGEARHEQAEAMAQRLVEAGYVRIGLDHFALPEDPMARALKQGGLHRNFQGYTTDRCEALIGFGASAIGRLPQGYVQNEVVIGRYAERIADSALPTGRGYRLTAEDRLRAELIERVMCDLAVDIDAVCLRHRADPNILESSLRRLGRLSEEGVVRLDGHRVSLPDEARLLVRKVASAFDAHIDQTPRQYSRAV from the coding sequence ATGCAGGCCGCGCCATACCGAGACGAACGGCTTCCACGCTATACGAGCTATCCGACCGCTCCGCATTTCAGCGGCGCAGTCGACGCGGAAACCTATGCCGGCTGGCTGAAGGAGCTGGCGGCGGGGACCACCGCCTCGCTCTACCTGCATGTGCCGTTCTGCCGCTCGATGTGCTGGTATTGCGGTTGCCACACCACCGTGGCGCTGCGCAACGGGCCGATCGTCGATTATCTGGCGGCCTTGCGCGGGGAGATCGCGCTGGTCGCGGAAAAACTCGTCGCGCCGCTCGACGTCCGCCATGTCCATTTCGGCGGGGGTACGCCGACGATCCTGGAGCCTCGGGATTTTGCCGCGCTGGTTGCGCTGCTGCGGCAGCATTTCGGGCTGCGCCGGTCAGCCGAGATCGCGGTCGAGATCGATCCGCGCCGGCTCGGGGCCGGCATGATCGCAGCGCTTGCAGAGGCGGGCGTCAACCGCGCGAGCCTCGGGGTGCAGAGCTTCGATCCCGCCGTGCAGAAGGCGATCAACCGCATCCAGAGCGTCGAGCAGACGGCGGCGGTCGTCGCCGGCCTGCGCGGCGCCGGCATTGCGGCCGTCAGTTTCGACCTGATCTATGGTTTGCCGCTGCAGACGCTTCAGTCCTGCTTCGACACCGTCGAGCATTGCCTGGCCATGCGGCCGGACCGGCTCTCGATCTTCGGTTATGCGCATGTGCCCGCCTTCAAGAAGCATCAGCGCCGCATCGCCGCCGCTGAACTGCCGGATGGCGAGGCGCGACACGAGCAGGCGGAGGCCATGGCGCAGCGGCTGGTCGAAGCCGGCTATGTCCGCATCGGGCTCGACCATTTCGCTCTGCCCGAAGACCCGATGGCGCGGGCGCTGAAGCAGGGCGGGCTTCACCGCAATTTCCAGGGCTATACCACCGATCGCTGCGAGGCCCTGATCGGGTTCGGCGCCTCGGCGATCGGGCGGCTGCCCCAGGGCTATGTCCAGAACGAGGTCGTGATCGGCCGTTATGCCGAGCGTATCGCCGACAGCGCCTTGCCGACGGGGCGGGGCTATCGCCTCACCGCCGAGGATCGCCTGCGCGCCGAACTGATCGAGCGGGTGATGTGCGACCTCGCGGTCGATATCGACGCCGTCTGCCTCCGGCATCGCGCCGACCCGAACATCCTCGAAAGCTCCCTGCGGCGGCTCGGCCGGCTCTCCGAGGAAGGCGTGGTGCGTCTCGACGGTCATCGGGTCTCGCTACCCGACGAAGCGCGCCTTCTGGTGCGCAAGGTCGCCTCGGCCTTCGACGCCCATATCGATCAGACGCCGCGGCAATACAGCCGGGCGGTCTGA
- a CDS encoding acyl-CoA dehydrogenase family protein: protein MQHAPDHADIRDAVARLCADYPGEYWRRLDREMAYPTEFVAALTESGFLSALIPEEYGGAGLTLSAAAVIMEEIQRQGCNGAACHAQMYVMGTVLRHGTEDQKQRYLPKIASGELRLQAFGVTEPTSGTDTTALRTTARREGDHYVVNGQKIWTSRAAQSDLMLLLARTTPRDQVAKRTDGLSVFILDMREALKDGLTIRPIRTMMNHATTEVFFDNVKVPVANLVGEEGKGFRYILSGMNAERILIASECVGDAKWFIDKASNYAKERHVFGRPIGQNQGIQFPIAKAYANMRAAELMVREAIRLYEAGANPGAEANMAKMLAADASFEAANACVQTHGGFGFAEEYDVERKFRETRLYQVAPISTNLILSFIAEHVLGMPRSY, encoded by the coding sequence ATGCAGCACGCTCCCGATCATGCCGACATCCGCGACGCCGTCGCCAGGCTCTGCGCGGATTATCCGGGCGAATACTGGCGCAGGCTCGACCGCGAGATGGCCTATCCGACGGAGTTCGTGGCGGCGCTGACCGAAAGCGGCTTCCTCTCGGCGTTGATACCCGAAGAGTATGGCGGGGCCGGGCTCACGCTCTCTGCGGCGGCTGTCATCATGGAGGAGATTCAGAGGCAGGGCTGCAACGGCGCCGCCTGTCACGCCCAGATGTATGTGATGGGCACGGTACTCAGGCACGGCACCGAGGATCAGAAGCAGCGCTACCTCCCGAAGATCGCCTCGGGCGAACTGCGCCTCCAGGCTTTCGGCGTCACCGAGCCGACCAGCGGCACCGACACCACGGCGCTGCGCACCACCGCCCGCCGCGAGGGCGATCACTACGTCGTCAATGGCCAGAAGATCTGGACCAGCCGCGCCGCGCAGTCCGACCTGATGCTGCTGCTCGCCCGCACCACGCCGCGCGATCAGGTCGCGAAGCGCACCGACGGGCTCTCGGTCTTCATTCTCGACATGCGCGAGGCGCTGAAGGATGGGCTGACCATCCGGCCGATCCGCACGATGATGAACCATGCCACCACCGAGGTCTTCTTCGACAATGTGAAGGTCCCGGTCGCGAACCTCGTCGGCGAGGAGGGCAAGGGCTTCCGCTACATCCTCTCCGGCATGAATGCCGAGCGCATCCTGATTGCGTCGGAATGCGTCGGCGACGCCAAATGGTTCATCGACAAGGCCTCGAACTACGCGAAGGAACGCCATGTCTTCGGCCGGCCGATCGGCCAGAACCAGGGCATCCAGTTCCCGATCGCCAAGGCTTACGCCAACATGCGCGCTGCTGAATTGATGGTGCGCGAGGCAATCCGGCTCTATGAGGCAGGCGCCAATCCGGGCGCGGAAGCCAACATGGCCAAGATGCTGGCGGCGGACGCCTCATTCGAAGCGGCCAATGCCTGTGTCCAGACCCATGGCGGCTTCGGCTTCGCGGAGGAATACGATGTCGAGCGCAAGTTCAGGGAGACGCGGCTCTATCAGGTCGCGCCGATCTCCACGAACCTGATCCTCTCCTTCATCGCCGAGCACGTCCTCGGCATGCCGCGTTCCTACTGA
- the phnE gene encoding phosphonate ABC transporter, permease protein PhnE yields MTAHPLPQDRAPMRGYPDHWERYSLRERIVQWIWLGGIAIAAAWSVSALDIEWAFFADAHEQAADLIARMWPPRWSYLPRIVQPLIETLHIATLGTMIAIVFALPVAFLAARNTTYNQATWLLGRAMLVLSRSINTVIWGLVFVAIFGPGPVAGICAVAARSVGFIAKLVAEAIEEVDAGQIEAVESTGASTLQVYGVAILPQILPVLIGTSIYRWDINVRESSVLGFVGAGGIGLLLYASINQFAWSQAIVILIAILGIVIISEALSAYVRSRIV; encoded by the coding sequence ATGACCGCGCATCCGCTTCCGCAGGACCGCGCGCCGATGCGAGGCTATCCCGACCATTGGGAACGCTATTCGCTGCGTGAGCGCATCGTGCAGTGGATCTGGCTCGGCGGCATCGCGATCGCCGCTGCGTGGTCGGTCTCGGCGCTCGATATCGAATGGGCTTTCTTCGCCGATGCGCATGAGCAGGCGGCCGACCTGATCGCGCGGATGTGGCCGCCGCGCTGGTCCTATCTGCCGCGTATCGTCCAGCCGCTGATCGAGACGCTGCATATTGCGACGCTCGGCACGATGATCGCCATCGTCTTCGCCCTGCCGGTCGCCTTCCTCGCGGCGCGCAACACTACCTACAACCAGGCGACCTGGCTGCTCGGCCGGGCCATGCTGGTCCTGTCGCGCTCGATCAACACGGTGATCTGGGGCCTCGTCTTCGTCGCGATCTTCGGGCCGGGGCCGGTCGCCGGCATCTGCGCGGTGGCGGCGCGCTCGGTCGGCTTCATCGCCAAGCTCGTCGCCGAGGCGATCGAGGAAGTCGATGCCGGCCAGATCGAGGCGGTGGAATCAACCGGCGCCAGCACCTTGCAGGTCTATGGCGTCGCGATCCTGCCGCAGATCCTGCCCGTGCTGATCGGCACCTCGATCTATCGCTGGGACATCAATGTGCGCGAGTCGAGCGTGCTCGGCTTCGTCGGCGCGGGCGGCATCGGGCTCCTGCTCTACGCCTCGATCAACCAGTTCGCCTGGTCGCAGGCGATCGTGATCCTGATCGCCATCCTCGGCATCGTCATCATCAGCGAGGCGCTTTCGGCTTATGTCCGCTCCCGCATTGTCTGA